A stretch of DNA from Pseudonocardia hierapolitana:
ACCACATCACGAGCGCGATCGGCGCGGCCCGGATCGCGCAGGCCGGTACGGCGATGCTCTGCTACGTCACGCCGAAGGAGCACCTCGGACTCCCGAACCGCGACGACGTGAAGACCGGCGTGATCACCTACAAGATCGCCGCCCACGCCGCCGACCTGGCCAAGGAGCACCCGCGCGCCCAGGCCCGTGACGACGCGCTCTCCGCGGCCCGGTTCGAGTTCCGCTGGCTCGACCAGTTCCACCTGTCGCTCGACCCGGACACCGCCCTCGCCTTCCACGACGAGACCCTGCCCGCCGAACCGGCCAAGTCCGCGCACTTCTGCTCCATGTGCGGGCCGAAGTTCTGCTCGATGCGGATCACGCAGGACGTCCGCGACTACGCCGAGGCCAACGGCCTGACGACGGTGGCCGCGATCGAGGCCGGCATGGCGGAGAAGGCGGCGGAGTTCACGGAGGGCGGAGGGCGTCTCCACCTCCCCCTGGCCTGAGATGTCAGCAAAGCCACTTTCATGTCCTCACGTGTCATGAAAGTGGCTTTGCTGACACAGGGGTCGACTACGGGTGCACGTCCGCGACGGCGGTCTTGTCGGGGAACGAGTGGTGCTCGTGGGCCACCTGCCAGCGTCCGTTCTCCTTGCGCAGGCCGAACGTGATCCGCAGCCGCTGCTCGGGGTGGGCCGCGTGCTCCTCGGCGGTGCCGCACCGCAGCAGCGCCCACGCGAACGCGACGTCCTCGCCGGCCGTGACGTCGAGCTCCACGATCTCGAACGTCGCTCCCT
This window harbors:
- a CDS encoding YybH family protein, producing the protein MAEEEIRELIERWTAAVHAGDLDTVLADHTGDIVMFDVPPPQDGVRGIEPYRATWPGFFEWQAKGATFEIVELDVTAGEDVAFAWALLRCGTAEEHAAHPEQRLRITFGLRKENGRWQVAHEHHSFPDKTAVADVHP